From the Gallaecimonas kandeliae genome, one window contains:
- a CDS encoding amidohydrolase, with amino-acid sequence MKKFLLLAAVLAGLAPSLQAQDIKAELATQIHQLMPQVIDWRRDIHQHPELSNREVRTSELVAAKLKSWGLEVRTGIAHHGVVGLLKGAKPGPVVALRADMDALPVAEQTGLPFASKLTSQYNGQKVGVMHACGHDAHTAMLLGAAEALSKLRKELSGTVMFVFQPSEEGAPKGEEGGAALMIKEGVFTDPKPDAIFGLHVWPMEAGKLYVRPEGTMAASDRFEVHIKGQQTHGSSPWRGVDPVTVAGSMIQALELIPSRQVDVTQAPTVLSIGMVQGGVRYNIIPDEVTLVGTIRTFDAKMRLDLIDKMQRTVQHVAEASGATASMEISSGAAVTWNDAKLTDWAEPSLAWAAGNKGVGSLKPITGAEDFSYFQQQVPGVFFFLGVAPDGVPLDQVAPNHSPHFIVNEKALETGVRALSGLAVDYLNSHGKA; translated from the coding sequence ATGAAAAAATTCCTGCTCTTGGCGGCCGTGCTGGCCGGCCTGGCTCCCTCCCTCCAGGCCCAGGACATCAAGGCCGAGCTGGCCACCCAGATCCACCAGCTGATGCCCCAGGTGATCGATTGGCGCCGTGACATCCACCAGCATCCCGAGCTGTCCAACCGCGAGGTGCGCACCAGCGAACTGGTGGCGGCCAAGCTCAAGAGCTGGGGCCTGGAGGTGCGCACCGGCATCGCCCATCACGGGGTGGTGGGGCTGCTCAAAGGGGCCAAGCCTGGGCCTGTGGTGGCGCTGCGCGCCGACATGGACGCCCTGCCGGTCGCCGAGCAGACGGGCCTGCCTTTCGCCTCCAAGCTCACCAGCCAGTACAACGGCCAGAAGGTGGGGGTGATGCACGCCTGCGGCCATGATGCCCATACCGCCATGCTGCTGGGGGCCGCAGAGGCCCTGTCCAAGCTGCGCAAGGAGCTCAGCGGCACCGTGATGTTCGTGTTCCAACCGTCGGAGGAAGGTGCGCCCAAGGGTGAGGAAGGGGGCGCGGCCCTGATGATCAAGGAAGGGGTCTTCACCGATCCCAAGCCCGACGCCATCTTCGGCCTGCACGTCTGGCCCATGGAAGCGGGCAAGCTCTATGTGCGCCCCGAGGGCACCATGGCCGCCTCTGACCGTTTCGAAGTGCACATCAAGGGCCAGCAGACCCACGGCTCCAGCCCCTGGCGCGGCGTTGACCCCGTGACGGTGGCCGGCTCCATGATCCAGGCCCTGGAGCTGATCCCGTCCCGCCAGGTGGACGTGACCCAGGCGCCGACCGTGCTGTCCATCGGCATGGTGCAGGGCGGGGTGCGCTACAACATCATCCCCGACGAGGTGACCCTGGTGGGCACCATCCGCACCTTCGACGCCAAGATGCGCCTGGATCTCATCGACAAGATGCAGCGCACCGTCCAGCACGTGGCCGAGGCCAGCGGCGCCACCGCCAGCATGGAGATCAGCAGCGGCGCCGCCGTCACCTGGAACGACGCCAAGCTTACCGACTGGGCCGAGCCCAGCCTGGCCTGGGCGGCGGGGAACAAGGGCGTGGGCAGCCTCAAGCCCATCACGGGCGCCGAGGACTTCTCCTACTTCCAGCAGCAGGTGCCCGGGGTCTTCTTCTTCCTGGGCGTGGCGCCGGACGGCGTGCCCCTGGACCAGGTGGCCCCCAACCATTCCCCCCATTTCATCGTCAACGAGAAGGCGCTGGAAACCGGGGTCAGGGCCCTGTCCGGCCTGGCCGTGGATTACCTCAACAGCCACGGCAAGGCCTAA
- a CDS encoding DUF2238 domain-containing protein, with the protein MDRGYFPEALAALYALLFTWLGWTVADRAVWYAEVTPLVLAYLGLLLTAGRFRFSNLSYLAVFIALMWHTVGAHYTFSLVPMGWLVEALGLARNPYDRIGHVLLGLLVLPVMEVLLRKRLCGLALASWFAVFTIGAVGALYEIIEWAYAVLEGGGAGIGFLGAQGDPWDAQADMACNLAGALLALPLYWRFGPRG; encoded by the coding sequence ATGGACAGAGGCTATTTTCCCGAGGCCCTGGCGGCCCTCTATGCCCTGCTCTTTACCTGGCTGGGCTGGACGGTGGCGGACCGCGCCGTCTGGTACGCCGAGGTCACGCCGCTGGTGCTGGCCTACCTGGGGCTGCTGCTGACGGCAGGGCGCTTTCGTTTTTCCAACCTCTCCTACCTGGCCGTCTTCATCGCCCTGATGTGGCACACGGTGGGGGCCCACTACACCTTTTCCCTGGTGCCCATGGGCTGGCTGGTGGAGGCGTTGGGATTGGCGCGTAATCCCTATGACCGCATCGGCCATGTGCTGCTGGGGCTGCTGGTGTTGCCGGTGATGGAAGTGTTGCTGCGCAAGAGACTGTGCGGCCTGGCCCTGGCGTCCTGGTTCGCCGTCTTCACCATAGGCGCAGTGGGTGCCCTCTACGAGATCATCGAGTGGGCCTATGCGGTGCTGGAGGGGGGCGGGGCCGGCATCGGCTTTTTGGGCGCCCAGGGGGATCCCTGGGACGCCCAGGCCGACATGGCCTGCAACCTGGCCGGCGCCTTGCTGGCCCTGCCCCTCTACTGGCGCTTCGGGCCCAGGGGTTAG
- a CDS encoding LysR family transcriptional regulator, with the protein MGLIERLSDMAVYAKVVELGSFSQAAGSLGLSKGAVSKAVSRLEDHLDLQLLHRSTRQLRLTTEGQAFYDYCTQVVDSAQAAEEHLGELRSEPQGLVRISAPFTLGSLQVAPLLPGLLERHPCLQLDLAMNDSQVDLVQERIDIAVRCGPLANSSLIARPVKPLAICLVATPGYFERHGKPNHPQELAASAGQHQCLTYSSHPGSLLWRFYQQQQLLEVRVKSLVAVNNNLALRHSLLAGLGMAYMPRYSLEKELETGVLETALEAFMPPPQPMHLVYPERKHLSSAVRATLDYLQETLGEAHY; encoded by the coding sequence ATGGGGCTTATCGAAAGGCTCAGCGACATGGCCGTCTACGCCAAGGTGGTGGAGCTGGGCAGCTTCAGCCAGGCCGCCGGCAGCCTGGGGCTGTCCAAGGGCGCCGTCAGCAAGGCGGTGAGTCGGCTGGAAGACCACCTGGACCTCCAGCTGCTGCACCGCAGCACCCGCCAGCTGCGCCTCACCACAGAAGGCCAGGCCTTCTACGACTACTGCACCCAGGTGGTGGACAGCGCCCAGGCGGCGGAAGAACACCTGGGGGAGCTGCGCAGCGAGCCCCAGGGCCTGGTGCGGATCAGCGCCCCCTTCACCCTGGGTTCGCTGCAGGTGGCGCCGCTGCTGCCGGGGCTCCTGGAACGCCATCCCTGCCTGCAACTGGACCTGGCCATGAACGACAGCCAGGTAGATCTGGTGCAGGAACGCATCGACATAGCGGTGCGCTGCGGCCCCCTCGCCAACTCGTCGCTGATCGCCAGGCCCGTCAAACCCCTGGCCATCTGCCTGGTGGCCACGCCGGGCTATTTCGAGCGCCACGGCAAACCCAACCATCCCCAGGAGCTGGCGGCCAGTGCCGGCCAGCATCAATGCCTGACCTACAGCAGCCATCCCGGCAGCCTGCTCTGGCGTTTCTATCAGCAACAGCAGTTGCTCGAGGTAAGGGTGAAAAGCCTGGTGGCGGTCAACAACAACCTGGCCCTGAGGCACAGCCTGCTGGCAGGCCTGGGCATGGCCTACATGCCCCGCTATTCGTTGGAAAAAGAGCTGGAGACGGGGGTTCTGGAAACGGCCCTGGAGGCGTTCATGCCACCGCCTCAGCCCATGCACTTGGTCTACCCGGAGCGCAAGCACCTGAGTTCGGCGGTGCGGGCCACCCTGGACTACCTGCAGGAGACCCTTGGGGAGGCCCACTACTGA
- a CDS encoding bactofilin family protein — MATTVIAAGTLLTGELELACNLHLDGQIHGGIRADHAIRVGRDGQIKGEIQAESLTVAGKVEGNIQAKLVEIVEGGLVQGTVHCEELIIGKGGRFFGESKPLKTNITPFKGEEPSQEDLAAQG; from the coding sequence ATGGCAACCACCGTTATCGCAGCAGGAACCCTACTCACTGGCGAACTTGAACTCGCCTGCAACCTCCACCTCGACGGCCAGATCCACGGCGGCATCAGGGCCGACCACGCCATCCGTGTTGGCCGAGACGGCCAGATAAAGGGCGAGATCCAGGCCGAGAGCCTGACCGTGGCCGGCAAGGTAGAGGGTAATATCCAGGCCAAGCTGGTCGAGATCGTCGAGGGCGGCCTGGTACAGGGCACTGTCCACTGCGAAGAACTCATCATCGGCAAGGGCGGCCGCTTCTTCGGCGAATCCAAGCCGCTCAAGACCAACATCACCCCCTTCAAGGGCGAGGAGCCAAGCCAGGAAGACCTGGCCGCTCAAGGCTGA
- the nfsA gene encoding oxygen-insensitive NADPH nitroreductase yields MNPTLDLIHNHKSIRKFTGQPIAPEQLDAIFQAAQAASSSSFLQAGSVIRVTDQAKRAKLVELTGGQPWVGSAAEFLVWCADFHRHQQVAPEAKLGYTEQLLIGAIDTALMAENALVAAESLGLGGVFIGGIRNHPDEVVKLLGLPRQVIPLFGMCLGHPDQAPSLRPRLPQALVVHENSYQQELDRALLAKYDEQVRRYYQTRPGSAKVMTWSEQVAATLKKESRPHIRAFLESQGFIQK; encoded by the coding sequence ATGAACCCGACCCTGGACCTGATCCACAACCACAAGTCCATCCGCAAATTCACCGGCCAGCCCATAGCGCCCGAGCAGCTGGACGCCATCTTCCAGGCCGCCCAGGCCGCCTCCAGCTCCAGCTTCCTGCAGGCGGGCTCCGTCATCCGCGTCACAGACCAAGCCAAGCGCGCCAAGCTGGTGGAATTGACCGGCGGCCAGCCCTGGGTGGGCTCGGCGGCCGAGTTCCTGGTCTGGTGCGCCGACTTCCACCGCCACCAGCAGGTGGCCCCCGAGGCCAAACTGGGCTACACAGAGCAGCTGCTGATCGGTGCCATAGACACGGCGCTGATGGCCGAAAACGCCCTGGTGGCCGCCGAATCCCTGGGCCTGGGCGGCGTCTTCATCGGCGGCATCCGCAACCACCCGGACGAAGTGGTGAAGCTGCTGGGCCTGCCCCGGCAGGTCATCCCCCTGTTCGGCATGTGCCTGGGCCACCCCGACCAGGCTCCCAGCCTGCGTCCGCGCCTGCCCCAGGCCCTGGTGGTCCATGAAAATAGTTACCAGCAGGAACTGGATCGTGCCCTGCTGGCTAAATATGACGAGCAAGTACGTCGCTATTACCAAACAAGGCCTGGCAGCGCCAAGGTGATGACCTGGAGCGAGCAGGTTGCCGCCACCCTGAAAAAGGAATCCAGGCCACATATTCGTGCTTTCCTTGAATCTCAAGGCTTTATCCAGAAATAA
- a CDS encoding insulinase family protein, with protein MRFRTLPLAAMLGLALLGGCQSTQQAQDPNQIITSPADTLSYRYLRLDNGLRVVLASDPNADKAAASLVVHVGSTADPKDREGLAHFLEHMLFISTAKYPIVDDYAKFVEAHGGSTNAGTGQVDTNFYFDIAPDQFAPALDRFAQFFIAPTLDPKYVEREKHAVYSEYELKKKDDGRRINEVLKATANPANPASQFSVGDLKTLADRPGDKVWSDLKAFHDKYYHAGNMTLALVGKGSLDQLEALARKTFSAIPAGKPNPVNPSARPFLPDQLGVRIDQSPLKDQRSLSLQFPVPNSQSYYLAKPLDYIAQLLSNAAPGGLYTSLKQKGWVDNMSAYHYGPDDYEVFYLDYSLTEEGAKHIDEITLASFGYIHKLAKQGVTAQYFDELRKAGNLDFRFQEKAEPVSLANYLASNLQRVAPANLMNAGFVYQDFEPELIQRYLGRLVPDNLRQLVVLPGAKTDKVEPHYQAPYAIQALSPKLLADWAGAQSDLKLPPPNPYLPDDPRLKAMASNRSEPVKVMDQPGLEVWALQDGEFRVPKVEKRVGIFRPIGNLTDSAMNSLYAALVNEALESESYPAGQAGLYFNLDATARGLSYSLSGYDEKQPLLEDKIWTALALPGLTQAKFQQYRDNLVRDWRNVRQEWPIKQLMTSVGSAFLQEAYPPADKAGALAKVNFRQFRGFVDQYFDQLHVQAMALGNLTDAEAGSWGKSLDNLLLRTARRIDKPQIHYAQLPKGQEVDRFFKVDHHDSAIALVYQGHGQDAEAQARFALLGHIMGPAFFAKLRTEQQLGYVVQAAYSALGRDPALLMLIQSPAADPHALLSHIDAFGGDFKAELEAMTDEQFAGQKAGLINSITQADKQLGDKADRYWGYVAGNRPFNWRVQLAQAVQMLTKEQLLAFYQQAILDKGTGRFVIWSQGQQPSTGPMPKACTDQACLDRLWHYQAE; from the coding sequence ATGCGGTTTAGAACCCTGCCCCTGGCCGCCATGCTGGGCCTGGCCCTGCTGGGCGGTTGCCAGAGCACCCAGCAGGCCCAGGACCCCAACCAGATCATCACCAGCCCCGCCGACACCCTGAGCTACCGTTACCTGCGCCTGGACAACGGCCTGCGGGTAGTGCTGGCCTCGGACCCCAACGCCGACAAGGCCGCGGCCTCCCTGGTGGTGCATGTGGGTTCCACCGCCGATCCCAAGGACCGTGAGGGCCTGGCCCACTTCCTGGAGCACATGCTGTTCATCTCCACTGCCAAGTACCCGATAGTGGATGACTACGCCAAGTTCGTGGAGGCCCATGGCGGCAGCACCAACGCCGGCACCGGCCAGGTGGACACCAATTTCTACTTCGACATAGCCCCGGACCAGTTCGCCCCGGCCCTGGACCGCTTCGCCCAGTTCTTCATAGCTCCGACCCTGGATCCCAAGTATGTGGAGCGGGAGAAGCACGCCGTCTACTCCGAGTACGAGCTCAAGAAGAAGGACGACGGCCGCCGCATCAACGAGGTGCTCAAGGCCACGGCCAACCCCGCCAATCCCGCCTCCCAGTTCTCGGTGGGGGATCTCAAGACCCTGGCCGACAGGCCCGGTGACAAGGTGTGGAGCGACCTCAAGGCCTTTCACGACAAGTACTACCATGCCGGCAACATGACCCTGGCTCTGGTGGGCAAGGGCAGCCTCGACCAGCTGGAAGCCCTGGCCCGCAAGACCTTCAGCGCCATCCCCGCCGGCAAGCCCAACCCGGTGAACCCCAGTGCCAGGCCCTTCCTGCCCGACCAGCTGGGGGTCCGCATCGACCAGTCCCCCCTCAAGGACCAGCGCAGCCTGTCGTTGCAGTTCCCGGTGCCCAACAGCCAGTCCTACTACCTGGCCAAGCCCCTGGACTACATAGCCCAGCTGCTGTCCAACGCCGCCCCGGGCGGCCTCTACACCAGCCTCAAGCAGAAGGGCTGGGTGGACAACATGTCGGCCTACCATTACGGCCCGGACGACTACGAGGTCTTCTACCTGGACTACAGCCTCACCGAGGAAGGGGCCAAGCACATCGACGAGATCACCCTGGCCAGTTTCGGTTATATCCACAAGCTGGCCAAGCAGGGGGTGACGGCCCAGTATTTCGACGAGCTGCGCAAGGCCGGCAACCTCGACTTCCGCTTCCAGGAGAAGGCCGAGCCGGTGAGCCTGGCCAACTACCTGGCCAGCAACCTGCAAAGGGTGGCCCCGGCCAACCTGATGAACGCCGGCTTCGTCTACCAGGACTTCGAGCCTGAACTGATCCAGCGCTACCTGGGCCGGCTGGTGCCGGACAACCTGCGCCAGCTGGTGGTGCTGCCCGGCGCCAAGACCGACAAGGTGGAGCCCCACTACCAGGCCCCCTACGCCATCCAGGCGCTGTCGCCCAAGCTGCTGGCAGACTGGGCCGGCGCCCAGTCCGACCTCAAGCTGCCGCCGCCCAATCCCTACCTGCCGGATGACCCCAGGCTCAAGGCCATGGCTAGCAACCGCAGTGAACCGGTCAAGGTGATGGACCAGCCGGGCCTGGAAGTCTGGGCGTTGCAGGACGGCGAGTTCCGGGTGCCCAAGGTGGAGAAGCGGGTGGGGATCTTCAGGCCCATCGGCAACCTCACCGACAGCGCCATGAACAGCCTCTATGCGGCCCTGGTCAACGAGGCCCTGGAGTCCGAGTCCTATCCCGCCGGCCAGGCCGGGCTCTACTTCAACCTGGACGCCACGGCCCGCGGCCTGAGCTACAGCCTGTCGGGCTACGACGAGAAGCAGCCGCTGCTGGAGGACAAGATCTGGACGGCCCTGGCCCTGCCCGGCCTGACCCAGGCCAAGTTCCAGCAATACCGCGACAACCTGGTGCGGGACTGGCGTAACGTCCGCCAGGAGTGGCCCATCAAGCAGCTGATGACCTCGGTGGGTAGCGCCTTCCTGCAGGAGGCCTACCCGCCGGCGGACAAGGCCGGCGCCCTGGCCAAGGTCAACTTCCGGCAGTTCCGCGGCTTCGTGGACCAGTATTTCGACCAGCTCCACGTGCAGGCCATGGCGCTCGGCAACCTCACCGACGCCGAGGCCGGCAGCTGGGGCAAGTCCCTGGACAACCTGCTGCTGCGTACGGCCAGGCGCATCGACAAGCCGCAGATCCACTACGCCCAGCTGCCCAAGGGCCAGGAGGTAGACCGCTTCTTCAAGGTGGACCACCATGACAGCGCCATCGCCCTTGTCTACCAGGGCCACGGGCAGGACGCCGAGGCCCAGGCCCGCTTCGCCCTCTTGGGGCACATCATGGGGCCGGCCTTCTTCGCCAAGCTGCGCACCGAACAGCAGCTGGGCTATGTGGTTCAGGCCGCCTACAGCGCCCTGGGCCGCGACCCGGCGCTGCTGATGCTGATCCAGTCACCGGCCGCCGACCCCCATGCCCTGCTCAGCCACATCGACGCCTTCGGCGGCGACTTCAAGGCCGAGCTTGAGGCCATGACCGACGAGCAGTTCGCCGGCCAGAAGGCGGGCCTTATCAACAGCATCACCCAGGCCGACAAGCAGCTGGGCGACAAGGCCGACCGTTACTGGGGCTATGTGGCGGGCAACAGGCCTTTCAACTGGCGTGTGCAGCTGGCCCAGGCGGTGCAGATGCTCACCAAGGAGCAGCTGCTGGCCTTCTACCAGCAGGCCATCCTCGACAAGGGCACAGGCCGCTTCGTGATCTGGAGCCAGGGCCAGCAGCCCAGTACCGGGCCCATGCCCAAGGCCTGCACCGACCAGGCCTGCCTGGACAGGCTCTGGCATTACCAGGCCGAATAA
- the recG gene encoding ATP-dependent DNA helicase RecG: protein MAAPDLGLATPVAALKGVGPKVAEKLERLGLRTVPDLWFHLPLRYEDRTRVCPIADLLPGMHIAILAEVIKAEVIFGRRRMLVVTVADGTGSASLRFFNFSAAQKASFVPGKAIRAFGEVRAGKARCEIIHPEYKLMAEGSEPELEEALTAVYPTTEGLRQQTLRAVVEQGLDYLPAQLPELLPPLLNPHRIPLAEALRTLHRPPPEVALSELEAGQHPVQQRLALEELLAQQLSLLKLRAHHQHHQAIAMGEKGDLEQRFLAALPYSPTGAQSRVVADIHQDLALSRPMMRLVQGDVGAGKTLVAALAALRAIANGYQVALMAPTEILAEQHALNFSQWLEPLGLQVAWLAGKLKAKARNQALADIQSGACQLVVGTHALFQAEVAFANLALVIIDEQHRFGVHQRLTLREKGRQGEHYPHQLIMTATPIPRTLAMAAYADLDSSVIDELPPGRTPVTTVAVPDGRREQVIARVRQACLEGRQAYWVCTLVEESEVLEAQAAEATLEALRQALPEVSIGLVHGRMKAEEKQQVMAAFKAGTLSLLVATTVIEVGVDVPNASLMIIENPERLGLAQLHQLRGRVGRGALASHCVLLYHAPLSPTATARLGVLRDSNDGFVIAQRDLEIRGPGELLGTRQTGIAELRIADLVRDAHLIPKVQHAAQQLLKDSPEQAEALINRWLAGRESYANA from the coding sequence ATGGCGGCCCCGGATCTTGGCCTGGCGACCCCCGTCGCCGCCCTCAAGGGCGTGGGGCCCAAGGTGGCCGAGAAGCTGGAACGCCTGGGGCTGCGCACCGTGCCCGACCTCTGGTTCCACCTGCCGCTGCGTTATGAAGACCGCACCCGGGTCTGCCCCATAGCAGACCTCCTGCCCGGCATGCACATCGCCATCCTCGCCGAGGTCATCAAGGCCGAGGTGATCTTCGGCCGCCGCCGCATGCTGGTGGTGACGGTGGCGGACGGCACCGGCTCGGCTAGCTTACGCTTCTTCAACTTCAGCGCCGCCCAGAAAGCCAGCTTCGTGCCCGGCAAGGCCATCCGCGCCTTCGGTGAAGTCAGGGCCGGCAAGGCCCGCTGTGAAATCATCCACCCCGAATACAAGCTGATGGCCGAGGGCAGCGAACCCGAGCTCGAAGAGGCCCTCACCGCCGTCTACCCCACCACCGAAGGGCTGCGCCAACAGACGCTCCGCGCCGTGGTGGAGCAGGGCCTGGATTACCTGCCGGCCCAGCTGCCGGAACTGTTGCCGCCGTTGCTCAACCCCCACCGTATTCCCCTGGCCGAGGCCCTGCGCACCCTGCACAGGCCGCCGCCGGAAGTGGCCTTGAGCGAACTGGAGGCAGGGCAGCACCCGGTACAGCAGCGCCTGGCCCTGGAGGAACTGCTGGCCCAGCAGCTGTCGCTCTTGAAGCTGCGCGCCCATCATCAGCACCACCAGGCCATCGCCATGGGGGAGAAGGGCGACCTGGAGCAGCGCTTCCTGGCCGCCCTGCCCTACAGCCCCACAGGCGCCCAGAGCCGGGTAGTGGCCGACATCCACCAGGATCTGGCCCTCAGCAGGCCCATGATGCGGCTGGTGCAGGGGGACGTGGGCGCCGGCAAGACCTTGGTGGCGGCCCTGGCGGCGCTGCGCGCCATCGCCAACGGCTACCAGGTGGCGCTGATGGCCCCCACCGAGATCCTGGCCGAACAGCATGCGCTGAACTTCAGCCAGTGGCTGGAGCCCCTTGGACTGCAGGTGGCCTGGCTGGCTGGAAAGCTCAAGGCCAAGGCCAGGAACCAGGCCCTGGCGGACATCCAAAGCGGCGCCTGCCAACTGGTGGTGGGCACCCACGCCCTTTTCCAGGCCGAGGTGGCATTTGCCAACCTGGCGCTGGTGATCATCGACGAGCAGCACCGCTTCGGGGTGCACCAGCGGCTGACGCTGCGCGAGAAGGGCCGCCAGGGCGAGCATTACCCCCACCAGCTGATCATGACCGCCACCCCCATACCCCGCACCCTGGCCATGGCCGCCTATGCCGATCTGGACAGCTCCGTCATCGACGAGCTGCCTCCCGGCCGTACCCCCGTCACCACTGTGGCGGTGCCGGACGGGCGGCGGGAACAGGTGATAGCCCGGGTGCGCCAGGCCTGCCTGGAAGGCCGCCAGGCCTACTGGGTCTGCACCCTGGTGGAAGAATCCGAGGTGCTGGAGGCCCAGGCCGCCGAGGCCACCCTGGAGGCGCTGCGCCAGGCCCTGCCGGAAGTCAGCATCGGCCTGGTGCACGGCCGCATGAAGGCGGAAGAGAAGCAGCAGGTGATGGCCGCCTTCAAGGCCGGCACCCTGAGCCTGCTGGTGGCCACCACCGTCATCGAAGTGGGGGTTGACGTGCCCAACGCCTCATTGATGATCATCGAGAACCCGGAGCGCCTGGGCCTGGCCCAGCTGCACCAGCTGCGCGGCCGTGTGGGCCGGGGCGCCCTGGCCTCCCACTGCGTGCTGCTCTACCACGCGCCCCTCTCCCCCACCGCCACGGCCCGCCTGGGGGTGCTGCGTGACTCCAACGACGGCTTCGTCATAGCCCAGCGGGACTTGGAGATCCGCGGCCCCGGCGAACTGCTGGGCACCCGCCAGACCGGCATCGCCGAGCTGCGCATCGCCGACCTGGTGCGCGACGCCCACCTGATCCCCAAGGTCCAGCACGCCGCCCAGCAACTGTTGAAGGACAGCCCGGAGCAGGCCGAGGCCCTGATCAACCGCTGGCTGGCCGGCCGCGAGAGCTACGCCAACGCCTGA
- the trmH gene encoding tRNA (guanosine(18)-2'-O)-methyltransferase TrmH translates to MSPERFERIQQVLDSRQPDLTLCMDQVHKGHNLSAVVRTADAIGIHEVHGVFPEKGVRMRPHTAGGSLGWVRLHRHRTIAEAVAALRAQGMQIVVTNLSDQAKDFRDIDYTRPTALLVGQELQGISQEALDLADHQVVIPMLGMVQSLNVSVASALILYEAQRQRQNAGLYRQPRLSVEERNRVLFEQGYPALARQCKRKALPYPLIDAEGQVQADDDWWQAMRLSGASD, encoded by the coding sequence ATGAGCCCGGAGCGTTTCGAACGTATCCAGCAGGTACTGGACAGCCGCCAGCCGGACCTGACCCTCTGCATGGACCAGGTCCACAAGGGCCATAACCTTTCCGCCGTGGTGCGCACCGCCGACGCCATCGGCATCCACGAGGTGCACGGCGTCTTTCCCGAGAAAGGGGTGCGGATGCGCCCCCACACGGCCGGCGGCAGCCTGGGCTGGGTGCGGCTGCACCGCCACCGCACCATCGCCGAGGCCGTGGCCGCCTTGCGCGCCCAGGGCATGCAGATAGTGGTAACCAACCTCTCCGACCAGGCCAAAGACTTCCGCGACATCGACTACACCAGGCCCACGGCGCTGCTGGTGGGCCAGGAGCTGCAAGGCATCAGCCAGGAGGCCCTGGATCTCGCCGACCACCAGGTGGTGATCCCCATGCTGGGCATGGTGCAGTCCCTCAACGTCTCGGTGGCCAGCGCCCTCATCCTCTACGAGGCCCAGCGCCAGCGCCAGAACGCCGGCCTCTACCGCCAGCCCAGGCTATCCGTTGAGGAGCGCAACAGGGTGCTCTTCGAACAGGGCTACCCGGCCCTGGCCCGGCAATGCAAACGCAAGGCCCTGCCCTACCCCCTGATAGACGCCGAGGGCCAGGTGCAGGCCGATGACGACTGGTGGCAGGCCATGCGCCTAAGTGGGGCCAGCGACTGA